A window of Nocardiopsis sp. Huas11 genomic DNA:
CAGTCTCTGAAAGGCGTCCCTCTTGACCAGCATCAGGTCCGGTTCCGGCCGCTGCCGCTCGGCGAGTTTGACCGAGAACTCCCTCCCCAGCCGAAGACCGCTGGGGGCATGCGCCTTCAGCTCGTCTCCCAACAGTTCGAGGAACAGCATGTGAAACAGCCTCTGGGGACTCACGAGTACAAGGCTTCCGTCGATGAGTTCGGTGTGCGGCGGAAGATCCGGGATGCGGTCAAGGTCGTCGGCGGTGAAGCCCTCCGGCGGAGGCATGGGGAGCTTCACCTCGCCGAACTCGGAGACCGGGCGCTCGGCCACGGTTGGAACAGACATGTCGCTGCCTCCGGTCGTCGGATCGTTCTCATCACCAACGGTAGCCATCTCTGTCACCCCGTAACGGTGTTTTCCTGGATTGTCTCACCTGAGGCCGCGTCGAGGGTGATCCTCGCCGCACACCTGTGCCCCTCGGGCCCCAGGAGGCCCCGCACAGCCGGTGTTGTCGTCCCCTCGTCCGAGATTCATCCCATGACACGTATGGAACAAAGAGGGGACCACGGTTATTGTTCTTCATTGTGACGAACATCTGGGGACTGACACGAAGGTGGCACATCGACCTGTGCCGCTTCGACAGCCACGCGTGTAGCTAGGTTCACGCGCGCCCGTCCGGGCTGCGCGCCGCTCACCCGTACCCATCCCCAGATCACCCTTCCGCGGTGATCCCGCCCCATCCCCTGAGCCGGGCTCTTCTGTCCCACGGCGCGGTCCGCGCCGTCGTTCACATGCGCCCGGCTGTCTTCCACACCACTGGAGTCACCTGCCGTGTCCGCGCAGACCACCGTCAAGCGCAAGCGTCCACGCTTCCCGTTCTCCGCCCAGGTCCTCGCCGGCCTGGTCCTCGGTCTTCTCCTGGGCGTCGTCGCCCTCCAGATCGGCCCCGTCGGCGACGGTGAGCCCAACTGGTTGGCCGTCACCCTGGAGACCGTCGGCTCGACCTTCGTCGCCCTGCTGCGCACGATCGTGCCGCCGCTGATCGTCCTCGCCGTCATCTCCTCCATCGCCAACCTGCGCAACGTCGCCAACGCCGCCCGGCTGGCCTGGAAGACGCTGCTCTGGTTCGCCGTCACCGCGCTGATCGCGGTCGGCATCGGCATCACCCTCGGCCTGGTCTTCCGTCCGGGCCTCAACAGCGGGGTGGACGCCTCCACCGCCGCCGAGCCCAGCACCACCGGGTCCTGGCTGGCGTTCATCGAGAGCATCGTCCCGGCCAACTTCCTCGGTCTGGCCGCCGACACCTCGGCCGCCGACGACGGCTCGCTGACGACCTCGCTGTCGTTCAACGTGCTCCAGCTCATCGTGATCGCCGTGGTCCTGGGCATCGCCGCGGTGAAGGTCGGCAAGGCCGCCGAGCCGTTCATCAACTTCACCGCCTCGGCCCTGGAGGTCGTGCTCAAGGCCCTGTGGTGGGTCATCCGCCTCGCGCCGATCGGCACCGTCGGCCTGCTGGGCAACGCGGTCTACAGCTACGGCTGGACCACCATCGGCGCGCTCGGGCAGTTCTCCGTCACCATCTACGTCGGCCTGGCCCTCGTGGTGTTCGTCGTCTACCCGCTGCTCGCCTTCGTCAACGGGCTCTCTCCGATCAAGTACCTGACGGGTGTGTGGCCCGCCGCCCAGCTCGGCTTCGTCTCGCGCTCCTCGCTCGGCACCCTGCCCGTGACCCAGCGCGTCGCCGAGCAGAACTTCGGCGTGCCGCGCCACTACTCCGCGTTCGCGGTGCCCTTCGGCGCGACCACCAAGATGGACGGCTGCGCCGCGATCTACCCGGCGATCTCGGCGATCTTCGTCGCCCAGTTCTTCGGCGTCGACCTGGCGATCACCGACTACCTGCTGATCGTGTTCGTCTCGGTCATCGGCTCGGCCGCCACCGCCGGCACCACCGGCGCGACCGTCATGCTGACCCTGACCCTGTCCACCGTGGGCCTGCCCCTGGAGGGCGTCGGCCTGCTGCTGGCCGTCGACCCGATCCTGGACATGGGCCGCACCGCCACCAACGTGGCCGGCCAGGCGTTCATCCCGGCGATCGTCGCCAAGCGCGAGGGCATCCTGGACGTCGCCCGCTACCACGCTCCCCGCGGCGTGACCGGCTTCGTGCCGCTCGACGAGGAGACGGAGGCCGCCGACGTCGAGGCCGCGGAGGCCGCCGACGAGGACTCCGGCTCCACCGCGTCGGACGTGAAGGAGAAGGCCGGGTCCGGCACCACCTGACCCGGCCCGACACCACCGCGACGGCCCGCCGGATCCTTCCGGCGGGCCGTCGCGCGCGTGCGTGCGGTGGGACACCGTGCGTGCGTGCGGTGAGACACCGGCGGCGACGGGAACTGTCCAGGTGCCTCGTTCGTCCCTACGGGTGAGGGAGGCGAGAGGAACGACATGTTGCGCCGCTTGGTAACACCCACAGTGCTGACCGCCGGACTCGCGGCGGCGGTGATGACCGCCTCGGCGGTGCCCGCCGCGGCTGACGCCCAGGCCGAGGCACCCGAAGCCCAGGACATCGTCGCCGAGCTGGAGAACGATGGTGTCTTCATCGACCCCACCATCGCCGACGAGATCCCGGCCGCCGACGAGAGCGCGCTGGAGTCCGCCGCCGACGGCTCCGACGTCCCCGTCTACTACGTGATCCTGCCCTCCGGAACGGTCGGCTCCGAAGCCGGTCTGGAGACCTATCTCGAACCCGTCATGGGCGAGGTCGGCGACGGCGTCTACGGCGTCCTCGCCGGCAGCGACGCCTTCCGTGTCCTGTCGCCCAACGTCGAGGACACCGAGGCGATCCGCGAGGCCGCGCTCGCCGCGGGCGAGAACAACCAGATCACGACCCTCGCGGCCGTGCCCGAGGCGATCGAGACCGTCGAGGACGACGCCGCCGCGAGCGCCACCTCGGGCGTGGTCCTGCTCGTCATCCTCGTGCTGCTCGTCGCGGGCGGCGGCTGGTTCGTCTACAACCAGCGCAAGAAGCGGGCGGCGGAGAAGGCCAAACAGCTCGCCGAGATCAAGCAGATGGCCACCGAGGACGTCGTCCGGCTGGGCGAGGACGTCGCGCGGCTGGAGATCGACCTCTCCGCGGTCGACGACGACACCCGCACCGACTACTCCCGGGCCATGGACTCCTACGACCAGGCCAAGTCGCTGCTCGACACCCTCCAGGAACCCGAGCAGGTGCGCGCGGTCACCGGTGCGCTGGAGGACGGCCGCTACTACATGACGGCCACCCGGGCACGGTTGAACGGCCATGAGGTGCCCGCGCGGCGGGGCCCCTGCTTCTTCAACCCGCAGCACGGCCCGTCCACCACGGACGTCGACTGGGCTCCGCCCGGCGGCTCCGCCAGGTCGGTCACGGCGTGCGACGCCTGCGCCCAGGCCGTGCGCACGGGCGGACAGCCCGACGTGCGCCTGGTCGAGGTCAACGGCGAGCGCCGGCCCTACTACGACGCGGGCCCGGCCTACCAGCCCTACGCCGGCGGCTACTTCGGGATGGACATGATGATGGGCATGTTCACCGGCATGATGATGGGCTCCATGATGGGCTCGATGCTCGGCGGCGGCATGATGGGCGGCGACATGGGCGGAGACATGGGCGGCGACTTCGGCGGTGACTTCGGCGGAGGCGGCGACTTCGGCGGCTTCGACTTCTGACCGACGCACACCCGCCTGACACGACGACGGCCCCGGGGCATCTTGGGTTCTAGCGGTGGTCGCAACACCCTGACTTTGGGGAGGTTGCGGCCACCGTGTCGTTTTCCAAGCAGGAACTGGCCCGGCTGCGGGAACGGTTCCTGGAACAGATGGCCGATGACGGCAACGTCACCGAGGTCGCCCGATCCCTGGGCATCAACCGCAACACCGCGTTCGGCTGGGCCCGCCAGGCCGGACTGCGCTCCCAGCGCCGGCCACGGCCACACCCGGCACGGGAGGAGTACGAACGCCTGCGCAAGAACTCTGTGCCCCGCCGCGAGGCCGCACGGCGAGTCGGGATCAACGAGCGCACCGCCCGTGACTGGGACCACGGGGTCCGCAGATCGGGCAACTCCCGGTTCTACCCTGACGGGCGCCGGGTCGACTACTCCACCGGACAGACCACGATGGAGTCCATGACCACCCCCGCGCCGACCGTGGCCTCGCTCGAAAGACCGGTCCACCAGCGCTTCTTGACCCTGCCCGACCGGGAGAAGATCGCGGACCTGCACCGAGCCGGACGGAGCCTGCAGGCCATCGGCCGGGCGTTGGGACGCCCGGCCTCGACGATCAAGCGCGAACTCGACCGCCACAGCAA
This region includes:
- a CDS encoding Uma2 family endonuclease: MSVPTVAERPVSEFGEVKLPMPPPEGFTADDLDRIPDLPPHTELIDGSLVLVSPQRLFHMLFLELLGDELKAHAPSGLRLGREFSVKLAERQRPEPDLMLVKRDAFQRLGQTWFPPEAVELAVEVVSPESEIRDRERKPELYARAGVRFFWRVEQDGDDAVVYEYEKDPASPSGDYGRPTVHRGKLKTSAPVKLEFDLTDILQR
- a CDS encoding dicarboxylate/amino acid:cation symporter, which encodes MSAQTTVKRKRPRFPFSAQVLAGLVLGLLLGVVALQIGPVGDGEPNWLAVTLETVGSTFVALLRTIVPPLIVLAVISSIANLRNVANAARLAWKTLLWFAVTALIAVGIGITLGLVFRPGLNSGVDASTAAEPSTTGSWLAFIESIVPANFLGLAADTSAADDGSLTTSLSFNVLQLIVIAVVLGIAAVKVGKAAEPFINFTASALEVVLKALWWVIRLAPIGTVGLLGNAVYSYGWTTIGALGQFSVTIYVGLALVVFVVYPLLAFVNGLSPIKYLTGVWPAAQLGFVSRSSLGTLPVTQRVAEQNFGVPRHYSAFAVPFGATTKMDGCAAIYPAISAIFVAQFFGVDLAITDYLLIVFVSVIGSAATAGTTGATVMLTLTLSTVGLPLEGVGLLLAVDPILDMGRTATNVAGQAFIPAIVAKREGILDVARYHAPRGVTGFVPLDEETEAADVEAAEAADEDSGSTASDVKEKAGSGTT
- a CDS encoding chemotaxis protein CheA, which encodes MLTAGLAAAVMTASAVPAAADAQAEAPEAQDIVAELENDGVFIDPTIADEIPAADESALESAADGSDVPVYYVILPSGTVGSEAGLETYLEPVMGEVGDGVYGVLAGSDAFRVLSPNVEDTEAIREAALAAGENNQITTLAAVPEAIETVEDDAAASATSGVVLLVILVLLVAGGGWFVYNQRKKRAAEKAKQLAEIKQMATEDVVRLGEDVARLEIDLSAVDDDTRTDYSRAMDSYDQAKSLLDTLQEPEQVRAVTGALEDGRYYMTATRARLNGHEVPARRGPCFFNPQHGPSTTDVDWAPPGGSARSVTACDACAQAVRTGGQPDVRLVEVNGERRPYYDAGPAYQPYAGGYFGMDMMMGMFTGMMMGSMMGSMLGGGMMGGDMGGDMGGDFGGDFGGGGDFGGFDF